A genomic window from Arvicola amphibius chromosome 5, mArvAmp1.2, whole genome shotgun sequence includes:
- the Tomm34 gene encoding mitochondrial import receptor subunit TOM34 isoform X1 codes for MAPKVSESVEQLRAAGNQNFRNGQYGEASALYERALRLLQARGSADPEEESVLYSNRAACYLKDGNCTDCIKDCTSALALVPFSIKPLLRRASAYEALEKYTLAYVDYKTVLQIDNSVASALEGINRITRALMDSLGPEWRLKLPPIPVVPVSAQKRWNSLPSENHKETAKNKSKETTKSRVPSAGDMERAKVLKEEGNELVKKGNHKKAIEKYSESLLFSSLESATYSNRALCHLVLKQYKEAVKDCTEALKLDGKNVKAFYRRAQAYKALKDYKSSLADISSLLQIEPRNGPAQKLRQEVNQNMN; via the exons ATGGCCCCCAAAGTCTCAGAATCGGTGGAACAGCTCCGCGCCGCCGGCAACCAGAACTTCCGCAATGGCCAGTACGGCGAGGCCTCGGCGCTGTACGAGCGCGCACTGCGGCTGCTGCAGGCGCGAG GTTCTGCAGACCCCGAGGAAGAAAGCGTTCTGTACTCCAACCGTGCAGCGTGCTACTTGAAGGATGGGAACTGCACAGACTGCATCAAAGATTGCACTTC AGCGCTGGCCTTGGTTCCCTTCAGCATCAAACCCTTGCTGCGAAGAGCATCTGCATATGAAGCCCTGGAGAAGTACACACTGGCCTATGTCGACTATAAGACTGTGCTGCAAATTGATAACAGTGTGGCATCAGCCTTGGAAGGCATCAACAG AATCACTAGAGCTCTCATGGACTCACTTGGGCCTGAATGGCGCCTGAAGCTGCCCCCTATTCCTGTGGTGCCTGTTTCAGCCCAGAAGAGATGGAATTCTTTGCCTTCGGAGAATCACAAAGAGACAGctaaaaacaaatccaaagaaACTACAAAGAGCAGAG TGCCTTCTGCTGGGGATATGGAGAGAGCCAAAGTTCtgaaggaagaaggcaatgagctTGTAAAGAAGGGCAACCATAAGAAAGCTATTGAGAAGTACAGTGAAAGCCTCTTGTTTAGTAGCCTGGAATCTGCCACGTACAGCAACAG AGCGCTCTGCCATCTGGTCCTGAAACAGTACAAGGAGGCAGTAAAGGACTGCACAGAAGCCCTCAAGCTGGACGGGAAGAATGTGAAGGCCTTTTACAGACGGGCTCAAGCCTACAAGGCCCTGAAG gactataaatccagccttgcagataTTAGCAGCCTCCTACAAATTGAACCCAGGAACGGCCCTGCACAGAAGTTACGGCAGGAAGTCAACCAGAACATGAACTAA
- the Tomm34 gene encoding mitochondrial import receptor subunit TOM34 isoform X2, with the protein MAPKLSDSVEELRAAGNQSFRNGQYAEASALYERALRLLQARGSADPEEESVLYSNRAACYLKDGNCTDCIKDCTSALALVPFSIKPLLRRASAYEALEKYTLAYVDYKTVLQIDNSVASALEGINRITRALMDSLGPEWRLKLPPIPVVPVSAQKRWNSLPSENHKETAKNKSKETTKSRVPSAGDMERAKVLKEEGNELVKKGNHKKAIEKYSESLLFSSLESATYSNRALCHLVLKQYKEAVKDCTEALKLDGKNVKAFYRRAQAYKALKDYKSSLADISSLLQIEPRNGPAQKLRQEVNQNMN; encoded by the exons ATGGCCCCCAAACTCTCAGATTCTGTGGAAGAGCTCCGCGCAGCCGGCAACCAGAGTTTCCGCAACGGCCAGTACGCCGAGGCCTCGGCGCTGTACGAGCGCGCGCTGCGACTGCTGCAGGCGCGAG GTTCTGCAGACCCCGAGGAAGAAAGCGTTCTGTACTCCAACCGTGCAGCGTGCTACTTGAAGGATGGGAACTGCACAGACTGCATCAAAGATTGCACTTC AGCGCTGGCCTTGGTTCCCTTCAGCATCAAACCCTTGCTGCGAAGAGCATCTGCATATGAAGCCCTGGAGAAGTACACACTGGCCTATGTCGACTATAAGACTGTGCTGCAAATTGATAACAGTGTGGCATCAGCCTTGGAAGGCATCAACAG AATCACTAGAGCTCTCATGGACTCACTTGGGCCTGAATGGCGCCTGAAGCTGCCCCCTATTCCTGTGGTGCCTGTTTCAGCCCAGAAGAGATGGAATTCTTTGCCTTCGGAGAATCACAAAGAGACAGctaaaaacaaatccaaagaaACTACAAAGAGCAGAG TGCCTTCTGCTGGGGATATGGAGAGAGCCAAAGTTCtgaaggaagaaggcaatgagctTGTAAAGAAGGGCAACCATAAGAAAGCTATTGAGAAGTACAGTGAAAGCCTCTTGTTTAGTAGCCTGGAATCTGCCACGTACAGCAACAG AGCGCTCTGCCATCTGGTCCTGAAACAGTACAAGGAGGCAGTAAAGGACTGCACAGAAGCCCTCAAGCTGGACGGGAAGAATGTGAAGGCCTTTTACAGACGGGCTCAAGCCTACAAGGCCCTGAAG gactataaatccagccttgcagataTTAGCAGCCTCCTACAAATTGAACCCAGGAACGGCCCTGCACAGAAGTTACGGCAGGAAGTCAACCAGAACATGAACTAA